A region of the Cannabis sativa cultivar Pink pepper isolate KNU-18-1 chromosome 3, ASM2916894v1, whole genome shotgun sequence genome:
TGATGAATGGTTATGCCTTTTCCCTGCGGTTGTAGTCCAATTGCTCCATACCTATAATTCAAACCACAGGCCCCTGTACATTCGTACTAATGTTCCTCTGGCTTTTTTGAATCGGCTGTTCCAGTTTAAGGCTTGGTGGACTAGGGACCCTAGAAGCTCTTTGATGGTTGACCATGCCTGGAATTCCTTATCTCATGCTTGGGCTCAAGCGAGAATTTTTTAGAAAGTTGGTGCTACATGTCTTGCACTGAGTAAGTGGAATTGAGAGCAGTTTGGTAAGCTAGATTCCTATATCCAACAGTTGGAACaccaactgaaggacattcaGAATTTGCCGACTGGATCGAGGGTTTGGGGCGAGGAAGTTGAAGTGAGAAGGGCCCTTAATGAGGCTTTAAGGAGGAAAACCTTGGACTGGCAACAGAGATGTCAAGTTTCTTGGATCAAGGATGGTGACAAATGTTACAAGTTCTTTTTCATTGCTGCTAGTATTCGTAAAAAAAACGAAATGCGGCTGTGGTAAGTATTCTTAATAGAGATGGGATATGTGTAACGAGCAGGAAGGACAATGGTATGGAGTTCTCTGTGGCCCTGAAAGACATTTTCTCTAATCCGTTTTAAGGCCTTTTGGAGGATCCAGGCCATTTAATTACAAATCAGTTGACCCTCAACGAGCAGACTGATATTGTTCTAATCCCTGGACATGATGAAATTAGGCAAACTCTTTTCTCCATGGGAAGTTCCAAAGCCCCAGGACCTGACGGGATGTCTGTTATGTTCTTTAAGCATTATTGGAGTTCTGTGGGCACTAACTTTTGCGAGGCAGTTGTGGATTTTTTCCAAGCTAGTCTTCCCATAGATGGATCAATGAAACTAATGTTGTTTTGATTCTTAAGGTTCTCAACCCCAAAAAAGTGTCTCAATTCAAACAAATATCCCTTTACAACGTAACCTACAAGGTTATTTCTAAGATCATCACGAATAGGATTCGCCGGGTCCCCCTAAGACTTATATGTCCCACTCAGGCAGCTTTTGTCCCAGCGCATAGTGTCCAGGATAATAATGTTTTAGTTCAAGAGATCATTCATTCTTTTAAGCTCAAAAAAGTAAGACAAGCTACTTTGCTATAGAAGTTGATCTGGTTAAAGCTTATGATAATCTTAGCTGGAACGTTATTGATCATGTGCTTCATAGCTTTCAGGCTCCATACAAGTTCTCTGGTTGGGTCTGGCAGTGCATTTCTACGACTTCGTTCAACATCTGCCTTAATGGAGGCATGGTTAGTTGATTCACTCTGGAATGTGGCATAAGGAAGGGAAATCCCTTCTCCACCTATCTGTTTATCTGGGCAGCTAACATCCTCTTTTGTATTTGGGAAAACGCTTCACATTTCGGCATCATTAGAAGAATAAAACTGAGTAGAAATGGTCCCCAGCTCGCGCATCTCttctttgttgatgatcttatTCTTGTGGGTAGGGCCACGATTGAGGAAGCTAAGGGTGTTTGGCAATGTCTGGAAAAGTTCTGTGATTGGTCTAGGCAACGAGTTAATAAACTTTAAACCTCTATCTTCTTCAGCAATAATAATAGCGATGGGATGAAACGGGGAATTAAGCAGGCGCTTGGGCTTAATATGGCAgtgaataatattaattatcttGGGCTTCCTTTGTTTCGTAATCGCAACAAAGATGCTGACTTCAACTTCATTTTGGATAACCTCGTCTCAAAACTCCATGGGTGGAAGTTGaaatcattatcaaaggttGGTTGTGCTACTTTGATTAAATCAGTTGGGCTTTCTTTACCCGTCTATGTGATGCAAACCATAAAACTGACCAAGAAACTAGCGTCTAAAGTGGACGAGATGGTAAGAGATTTTTGGTGGGCCTGTGAGCCATGTAACAGGGGCATATATTTAAAGGCTTGGGATTATTTGTGCCTTCCCAAGTCTCGGGGTGGGCTTGGCTTCCAGAAGACTATGGAAATGAATCAGGCCTTACTTGCCAAATGGGAGTGGGCTCTCCTTATTGAAGAGCAATCTTTGTGCTGCCAGGTGTTGAGGGTTAAATATCTTAGAGGTAGACCTTTTTTGAAGTGTTCGGCCATGAATTCTGACTCTTGGTTCTTGAAGAATGTTGTGAAGACTAAGGAAGTTCTTTTGAAAGGGGCTTGTAAACTTATTGTGAATGGGAAGGACACTAATATTCGGGAGGATCCGTGGGTTGTTCATGGCCAGGAGTTCTACCCTCACCCTGTAGTTGCTAGGCCGGAGGGTTGGAAAAAGTTGTGGACTTGCTTTTAGACAATGGAAAATGGGATGTGCCCAAACTCCATTACCTCTTTGGCTAGGAAACAACCAACAATATTACTAAAGGAGGTAGACCTTCTAGCTAGGGTAGAGAAAAGTGGATTCGGACCAAAGAATCAGACGGTAAATTCTCCACAAAATGTGCCTATCTGGTGCAGGCCTCGAATCGTGctcctgttggaatttattttaccaggatcttagatctactcccaagtatgttgtttaacaccctaaatatgaactttctaaaacgataattaaacacatataaagttaagaaaaccttacattgatgcagcggaataatgtctcattccattcagatctctaacccttgtatcctttctgtcgcagagtattaccaagatttgagcccgaatgtccttctctttgtgtgtgatccttcacaatcttccaatctatgattgaggtaccacttgttgtgtgtgggcactactctatcactaaggttagaaattgagaagaggaaaagagagaggtatagggtcggctatagagagagaagtggaaggctcagtttttctgaaaaaacaattttctgacagaaggcTTGAAAAACTTATATcttgaatgagccatcactttctttttataggcaactactaggtttaggttagtaattatttggcattaaaataataaaaatattaattggaaaatctcATCCaaatggccggccataggtgttaatgggccttacttggattttgcagttttcacaatttttatttttattttctcaaaaacgccaattttccaattctaaccttttaaatgccaaaactaattattcaataactaaaatagattattaaataatattgtcatttaatttaattattaattagacatatagagtctcttaattaataaataaacctagaatctcttttctttacaatttcacccctgcttagtgaaaattcaaaaattagacatagtctaactttagaattataattgattaatcacaaatcaattattgagtcttacaagcagtatagtctcaactagaatggggaccatggatctatatgctgagcttccaataagtgaaccggatttactaagtaaatccctacttattaattcctcgttgaatccactcttggaacttagaattgcactctcagacttatatagagcatattatatgttccacgatatagatatgctatctcatttaaccattgttataatcttattgtgatcaaagatcctctatatagatgatttacatcgagatgggataattttaccgttctcacccctcaacgtattttgccccttaaaacacttagctacctgtaaatgatgtttagtgatctaagaattagtcacttaaacaagagctcatccatttacttctatttagctaagctcgaagggaatcatcacttgacttctatacactagtagaagctatagattccatatttatgttcagcattcccactcaatcatactatcatgttcccaaaatatatgtatcacccttacccaaaagtaagcttaactaataaatcaaagaacatgaatagcactcctgagttgagcctaagcatatcaggatttagattcttttaatcttaagatcaactactgatattgacttggaaagatacaacggtaagtttataatatcttaactaagttcaatatcggtccagtccaatgtatactccatacattcgaaaactagtatactttaccaatgtcctggaaagaacataacacttactccaagtgtaagtacacatcatcgctgattatcacatcagtgtaaatccaaaacactgatgaaacaggaacttagtcttttgattcatataatcacaatcacattccactgtgttgacaatactgtaattgtgaataaatatatgatctggacttaacagattttgtgtataaacataataaacatattaaaccgtaagcatgtaaaattcatgcaaacataaatcacttcaaatttcttatattgataactaatcagattgtaaagggttttatttagggcacaaaacccaaaaaactcccacttgcactaacataaaacaaattgtgcaaataaatcaatctgatgtcttgagcttcaaatcaagtgtagtatatatgAATCCAACCAAACTTCTgtaaactagttcataaaaataatatgaaacatcatttaatatatgcattactcatcaagggatactgaaatccttactgtttaaagtacatctgaataaacagaagacatattttaaaatatggaattgagataatacagcgtagacttttcttcagtaaaataactttctggtaatttcgaatttacaaagttataaatcttctctggtagagcttgaattattatagaataactcctccaccccctagagtaaccaccatctcaaaattttgtatgagttggggtagatataaggataactgatatacaattccttaatatctaacatatagatcactttcataaatctttcttgaatattttctaacgttccttatttgattacatctcagatagctcccactcaatagtagatgtctggttaaattatacttttaacctcttattgtttggagaaatatctagttgtgacttattgtattagtctgaaactatgagtttcttttaagactaaatcatcaacatagcagactagtatttgaagtgaaaaatacttggcaGAGATtatgtaatcaaaattaagataccataaaatgttatgaggattaagaaatcttgactcaagtcattcgaatagactgaactagaattcttttatcttaccctcataattctgataagttatttctatccacataaatggttagatttacttttcagtagtgttcttaagttcttatcacaagtgtcaacctaatgaagatgggtaaagaattttaaaattctcccactcaattaaggtagtgtgatacattatcaaagaacttttataggtatcattatttactgCAACAGTAacactaaattggaacatacaatcaagatcaatgatttatactgataatatatagctaattcattatattacttccatgtttaaagaaaatatgtgttacatagggtattgtggataaattccacccctaagtatatagagattatgatccatccctaaaggttataaagatcatgattctctaagtgttatagagattatgtggagttgaagacaatccagagttcattagatataaaagatcgttgagctgcatagttttcttaacttttctccacccctatcagatcaaaagatcattttattaaaaaaattctcaataattgtattggaattaacaattattaataaacatagaaataatttctagtgtttatttaatataactctatgaagagttgtaaatattatagaatttgtatcaataataaaaacacttacacatacaaacatataaatataatgtggtaattgtggtttaagataaagtaaatgaagctcaatctcataaattgcaatttatttgtaatagaaaataaaatattattaatataaaaaaaaatgtattgcaacattatAAGAAAAATAGGGATAAAAATCTCAAACTAagattcgaaatccaaattgtttttaaactaaaaacaattaattcaaaaaatagataaataaatgagcttcatcttcatcttggacgatcttcacccttttgtccagctttccgatccaactcactaagatagcatctgagttcaagtagcttggcctataagaagaagaaacaaataaacaaagttagtccagaattaataatccaattggattataattcactaaaactcttaaagtttatagaaagaaataccttgtttctttgcaagaagtttaggacattggggtttccaatgacctttctcattgcagtagaaacactttccttttagagcatcaccagaagcagcagcctttttgtttttcatggctttggctcgcttcttggtgtttttccacttcttcttagatttgggttttgaagtagaggcaacatttgcctcaggtttaaccgtcccattaccattgccagaattttgaggtttaccccctttcttcttggggcctccaattaaattttcatatgtctgaaggtcattgactaactcataaaagtctatgtcctttttattcatgacataatttgatgtatatggcagaaatgatggagtcagactattcaagatcaggcttacttgagtagtgtgatccatttcaggaccatgatcctgggcttcttggaactaacttgccattaggagaacatgatcacgcacattttgatggggttccattcgtgcattgatgtatttcttagtcgcgtcaaggcgagactgaagagatgccctaccgaatagctcagttaacttc
Encoded here:
- the LOC133035971 gene encoding uncharacterized protein LOC133035971; translated protein: MDIGRKFGGPSLILGDVNFVLSSNERVGSKGNDQFLPFITELIKINPLINLPIKGDNLTWDNHREGTGHIKSALNKVVVNDEWLCLFPAVVVQLLHTYNSNHRPLYIRTNVPLAFLNRLFQFKAWWTRDPRSSLMFGKLDSYIQQLEHQLKDIQNLPTGSRVWGEEVEVRRALNEALRRKTLDWQQRCQVSWIKDGDKCYKFFFIAASIRKKNEMRLWKDNGMEFSVALKDIFSNPQTLFSMGSSKAPGPDGMSVMFFKHYWSSVGTNFCEAVVDFFQASLPIDGSMKLMLHTSSLVGSGSAFLRLRSTSALMEACNNNSDGMKRGIKQALGLNMAVNNINYLGLPLFRNRNKDADFNFILDNLVSKLHGWKLKSLSKVGCATLIKSVGLSLPVYVMQTIKLTKKLASKVDEMVRDFWWACEPCNRGIYLKAWDYLCLPKSRGGLGFQKTMEMNQALLAKWEWALLIEEQSLCCQVLRVKYLRGRPFLKCSAMNSDSWFLKNVVKTKEVLLKGACKLIVNGKDTNIREDPWVVHGQEFYPHPVVARPEGWKKLWTCF